A stretch of Paludisphaera borealis DNA encodes these proteins:
- a CDS encoding AAA family ATPase — translation MLSRLLLKNLTVFSEAEFDFAPGLNVVAGENGAGKSHVLKAAYTIAAVLARGEKESGSSTPTKSYLETAIARKLRGVFRPDELGRLARRQAGRVRCEVGAEFSASGFPLAFSFNTTSKTEVVVAYVPDKWEKKPPVFLPTRELLTIYPGFVSLYDMTDLSFEETWRDTCILLGAPLAKGARLSEIKELLEPLEKQLGGTVVVDQERFYVKTRSGNLEAHLVAEGLRKLAMIARLIATGSLVGKGALFWDEPEANLNPKVIKKVARTILQLCKSGIQVFVASHSLFLMRELDILLKNNEFRDVKTKFFGLHPSADGVTVQQGETVDDVGTIDALQEELSQSDRYLGVETS, via the coding sequence ATGCTTTCCCGGCTGCTCCTGAAGAACCTGACGGTGTTCTCGGAGGCGGAATTCGACTTCGCGCCGGGCTTGAACGTCGTCGCGGGGGAGAACGGGGCGGGCAAGTCGCATGTCCTGAAGGCTGCCTACACGATCGCGGCCGTCCTGGCGCGCGGCGAAAAGGAATCGGGCTCGTCGACGCCTACCAAGAGCTACCTGGAGACCGCGATCGCCCGGAAGCTTCGCGGCGTGTTTCGGCCGGACGAGCTGGGACGATTGGCGCGTCGGCAGGCCGGCCGGGTCCGTTGCGAGGTGGGAGCGGAGTTCAGCGCGTCCGGCTTTCCCCTGGCTTTCTCGTTCAACACCACCAGCAAGACCGAAGTCGTCGTCGCTTACGTGCCGGACAAGTGGGAGAAAAAACCACCAGTCTTCCTGCCGACTCGGGAACTTCTGACGATCTATCCCGGCTTTGTTTCTCTCTACGATATGACCGACCTGTCGTTTGAGGAGACGTGGAGAGACACATGCATCCTTTTGGGCGCGCCTCTCGCCAAAGGCGCGAGGCTTTCTGAAATCAAGGAGTTGTTGGAACCACTAGAGAAACAACTCGGCGGGACAGTCGTAGTCGACCAAGAGCGATTCTATGTGAAGACGCGATCCGGCAACCTGGAAGCGCATCTAGTCGCCGAAGGATTGCGCAAGTTGGCGATGATCGCGCGGTTGATCGCCACGGGATCGCTCGTCGGCAAAGGGGCGCTCTTCTGGGACGAACCCGAGGCGAACCTGAACCCCAAAGTGATCAAGAAAGTCGCGCGGACGATCCTGCAACTCTGCAAGTCCGGCATCCAGGTGTTCGTCGCCAGCCACAGCCTGTTCCTGATGCGGGAGCTGGACATCCTGCTGAAGAATAACGAGTTCCGCGACGTGAAGACCAAGTTCTTTGGTCTGCACCCGAGCGCCGACGGCGTGACGGTCCAGCAAGGCGAGACGGTCGACGATGTCGGAACGATCGACGCTTTGCAGGAAGAATTGAGCCAGTCGGATCGATATCTCGGCGTGGAGACGAGCTGA
- a CDS encoding DUF1156 domain-containing protein codes for MSTVSPNSPFTAAKFLDAWPEQVSRRDDVRIVSPKKLIEVALPLDAINAAAAAAKRKSPKGYPTTLHTWWAQRPISAARAVIFAQLVHDPEDLWRCQNPGIEPNQQVRGHWTKARAKLFTIIEDLVKWENTTNEAVLKPAREAILQSWRETCELNKDHPRAKELFNPEKMPGLHDPFAGGGSIPLEAQRLGLKAFASDLNPVAVLINKAMIEIPPRFAGKPPVHPDADNALKTWSSAAGLAEDVRRYGAWMRDEAFKRIGHLYPPIEVTKAMVKDRPDLEPYEGQKLTVTAWLWARTVKSPNPAFAHIDVPLASTFVLSSKEGKESYVEPVIGKSGYTFTVKVGKPPAEAKAGTSFGKQKGFRCLISHTPVTFDYIRVEAMAGRTGQKLMAIVAEGTRGRIYLAPTAEHEAVSAKAKPAWKPDLKLPAQALSFRVQLYGMLTYGELFTPRQLVALTTLSDLVGEARDRIRRDAIVADLPDDDRGVEHGGTGANAYAEAIAIFLAFAISRNADYGCTISTWRTKDNAMRSMFSKQAIPMVWDFAEGSIFAKSSSGFIEAITVVASVLPVLPANGFGSARQADAQNQTESLAKFISTDPPYYDNIGYADLSDFFYVWLRKTLRDQYASLLATIAVPKAEELVATPYRHGTKQKAEAFFLNGMKQAMHNLAIQAHPAAPITIYYAFKQSETATKEGTSSTGWETFLEAVLDSGLSLVGTWPMRTEGDNRQIGIGSNALASSIILVCRPRAKDAGTISRRQFVRQLNEALPLALDSMTRASEGQHSPVAPVDLSQAIIGPGMAIFSRYDAVLEADGTPMSVKTALQLINRFLAEDDFDADTQFCLHWFEQYGWEAGKFGEADTLARAKGTSVAGVEHSGVVEAGGGIVRLLKWKEYPADWDPERDARLPVWEALHQLIRAYNADGDSGAAKVLAGASAKAEAARQLAYRLYTLSERAGRAEDARAYNEVVTGWSGIESAAVKVSTPQQRTLFDLEGAR; via the coding sequence ATGAGTACTGTCTCCCCGAACAGCCCCTTTACGGCCGCAAAGTTCCTGGATGCGTGGCCGGAGCAAGTAAGCCGTCGGGATGACGTTCGGATCGTGTCGCCCAAGAAGCTGATCGAAGTCGCCCTCCCCCTCGACGCCATCAATGCGGCGGCGGCTGCAGCGAAGAGAAAATCGCCGAAGGGTTATCCGACCACTCTTCATACATGGTGGGCGCAGCGGCCGATCTCTGCAGCACGTGCCGTCATCTTCGCGCAGCTCGTTCACGACCCCGAAGACCTCTGGCGGTGCCAGAACCCCGGTATCGAGCCCAACCAGCAGGTGCGGGGGCACTGGACGAAGGCGCGTGCCAAGCTATTCACGATCATCGAAGACCTTGTGAAGTGGGAGAACACCACCAACGAAGCGGTGTTGAAGCCGGCCCGCGAGGCGATCCTCCAGAGCTGGCGGGAGACGTGCGAGCTGAACAAGGACCACCCGCGAGCGAAGGAACTCTTCAACCCGGAGAAGATGCCAGGCCTGCACGACCCGTTCGCCGGCGGGGGCTCGATCCCGCTCGAAGCCCAGCGGCTCGGTCTCAAAGCCTTTGCCAGTGACCTCAACCCCGTCGCCGTGCTCATCAACAAGGCGATGATCGAGATTCCGCCCAGGTTCGCCGGCAAGCCGCCAGTCCACCCCGACGCCGACAACGCTTTGAAGACCTGGAGCAGTGCAGCCGGCCTGGCCGAGGACGTGCGCCGCTACGGGGCCTGGATGCGTGACGAGGCGTTCAAGCGGATCGGCCACCTCTACCCGCCGATCGAAGTCACCAAGGCGATGGTCAAGGACCGGCCCGACCTGGAACCATACGAAGGCCAGAAGCTCACTGTCACCGCCTGGCTCTGGGCGCGGACCGTCAAGAGCCCGAACCCGGCGTTTGCGCATATCGACGTGCCGCTCGCCAGCACGTTCGTTCTGAGCAGCAAGGAAGGCAAGGAATCCTACGTCGAGCCGGTGATAGGCAAGTCAGGCTATACGTTCACGGTGAAGGTCGGAAAGCCGCCGGCCGAGGCCAAAGCAGGGACATCGTTCGGAAAACAGAAGGGCTTCCGCTGCCTAATATCGCACACACCTGTAACTTTTGACTACATTCGTGTGGAGGCGATGGCCGGACGGACGGGGCAAAAATTGATGGCGATTGTCGCCGAAGGAACACGCGGCCGGATATACCTTGCACCGACGGCCGAGCACGAAGCAGTCTCGGCCAAAGCCAAGCCTGCGTGGAAGCCGGACCTCAAGCTGCCGGCACAAGCGCTGAGTTTTCGTGTGCAGCTTTACGGCATGCTCACCTACGGCGAACTCTTCACTCCACGGCAGTTGGTCGCGTTAACAACCCTCAGCGATCTGGTTGGCGAGGCGCGGGACCGAATTCGGAGGGACGCAATCGTGGCCGACCTGCCCGACGATGACCGGGGCGTCGAGCACGGCGGCACTGGAGCCAACGCCTATGCGGAAGCGATCGCGATCTTTCTCGCGTTCGCGATAAGCCGCAATGCCGATTACGGATGCACCATTTCAACATGGCGCACAAAAGACAACGCTATGCGGTCGATGTTCTCGAAGCAGGCGATACCGATGGTATGGGACTTTGCAGAAGGTTCCATTTTTGCCAAGTCGAGTTCGGGCTTCATCGAAGCCATCACGGTAGTCGCGAGCGTGTTGCCTGTCTTGCCGGCGAACGGATTCGGCTCGGCTCGACAAGCGGATGCGCAGAATCAAACCGAGAGTTTGGCCAAGTTCATCTCCACCGATCCGCCCTACTACGACAATATCGGTTACGCCGATTTGTCGGATTTCTTTTATGTCTGGTTACGCAAAACTCTCCGCGATCAGTACGCTTCGCTGCTTGCTACCATTGCAGTGCCGAAAGCCGAGGAATTGGTCGCTACGCCGTATCGCCACGGAACGAAGCAGAAAGCCGAGGCGTTCTTCCTCAATGGCATGAAGCAAGCGATGCACAACCTTGCTATTCAGGCCCACCCGGCGGCACCGATTACGATCTACTACGCTTTCAAACAGTCCGAGACAGCAACGAAGGAAGGCACTTCTTCAACTGGTTGGGAGACCTTTCTAGAAGCGGTTCTAGACTCCGGACTGTCCCTCGTCGGGACTTGGCCTATGCGGACTGAAGGAGATAATCGACAGATTGGGATTGGTTCCAATGCCCTTGCCTCGTCCATCATCCTCGTCTGCCGCCCACGGGCGAAGGACGCCGGCACCATCTCCCGTCGACAGTTCGTCCGTCAGCTCAACGAGGCTCTGCCCCTGGCTTTGGACTCCATGACGCGCGCAAGCGAAGGGCAGCACTCGCCTGTCGCGCCGGTGGACTTGTCGCAGGCGATCATCGGGCCGGGCATGGCGATCTTCAGCCGGTATGACGCTGTACTCGAAGCCGACGGCACGCCGATGAGCGTGAAGACCGCGCTGCAACTCATCAACCGCTTCCTGGCCGAGGACGACTTCGACGCCGATACGCAATTCTGCCTGCACTGGTTCGAGCAGTACGGCTGGGAGGCCGGCAAGTTTGGCGAGGCCGACACGCTGGCCCGCGCCAAGGGGACGAGCGTCGCCGGGGTGGAGCATTCCGGCGTGGTCGAGGCCGGCGGCGGCATCGTCCGGTTGCTCAAGTGGAAGGAATACCCCGCCGACTGGGACCCCGAGCGCGACGCCCGCCTCCCCGTCTGGGAAGCCCTCCACCAACTCATCCGAGCCTACAATGCCGACGGCGACAGCGGCGCAGCCAAGGTGCTCGCCGGTGCCTCCGCCAAGGCCGAAGCCGCCCGCCAGTTGGCCTACCGCCTTTACACCCTCTCCGAACGCGCCGGCCGCGCCGAGGACGCACGAGCCTACAATGAAGTGGTAACCGGCTGGAGCGGCATCGAAAGCGCCGCCGTCAAAGTATCGACGCCGCAGCAACGCACCCTGTTCGACCTGGAAGGAGCCCGCTGA
- a CDS encoding helicase-related protein gives MQLAEVKPGVALVGLDPDLVCTVVAVSIIAEGAVQVFYKLPDGTLKERLLGAADEATISLATTERPWAFDGDSAAFQLACEAKRIDLAFLFDPMMAVHTSNVEPLPHQITAVYESMLPRQPLRFVLADDPGAGKTIMAGLYIRELVMRADARRVLIVAPGSLVEQWRDELFEKFGLEFRVFTSALEEESPSGNPFDDHQQIIVRLDQMSRNEELQAKLCAAGWDLVVFDEAHKLAAHYFGSKLEKTGRYRFAENLGKETRHLLLMTATPHNGKEEDFQLFLSLLDSDRFYGKFRDGAHKVDATDLMRRMVKEELVKFDGTPLFPERKAYTVNYKLSDPEKELYEDVTNYVNAEMGKADLLAGSRKGSVGFALTTLQRRLASSPEAIYQSLRRRKERLSERLRLAKFGDRGMTVLTESLDAIPDDDDELNADEQETLEEKLVDQATAAKTIAELETEICILKSLEEKAKAVVVSGQDRKWEELSTLLQNNPEMHDASGRQRKIILFSEHRDTLNYLHAKIAGVLGNTEAIVAIHGGTHRDDRRKAQALFRSDPEVRVLIATDAAGEGVNLQCAHLMVNYDLPWNPNRLEQRFGRIHRIGQTEVCHLWNLVAKETREGDVYHRLLEKLQFESEALKGRVFDILGDVLDGVSLKELLMEAVRYGDQPEVRAKLTQRIDHAFDHDHIKGLLDRGALAQETMTPDRLFKVKEEMERTEARRLQPFFVRSFFLKAFDQLGGTTHRREAERFEITHVPAAIRERDRRLIGRNRREQEPIVKRYERIAFTRDALQPLDKPGHVRAVLMHPGHPLMIAVTDMILEQNANLLRQGTVLADPADETDQPWLLFLLTHEVKSGDGVTLSKRIQFIRVNPDGSAVFAGWAPHLDLEPLAAADRPLLEDLLTSPWIHADQEQKAVALAAGSLVPEHFKEVADRRIEHVDKTLAAVHERLTKEIAFRTKQEIKLKEDLAAGKDVRLNLDNAKKTLEELQSRLEGRKKELLAMRQVQNGTPVILGEALVVPSGLLRSLRGEGPALSPADAAARKRIETLAMRAVVQAEEAKGHRVIDVTKQNCGWDVSSYPPEGTEPIHIEVKGRVAGSTTITVSRNEILYAFNQGEKFVLAIVFVNPDDTSDGPHYLANPFRREPDWGAASVNYSIRDLLKQGKGMP, from the coding sequence GCTGTCCACACCTCGAACGTCGAACCGCTGCCGCACCAGATTACGGCGGTCTACGAGTCGATGCTGCCACGCCAGCCTCTTCGGTTCGTCCTGGCCGACGACCCTGGGGCCGGCAAGACGATCATGGCCGGGCTCTACATTCGCGAACTCGTGATGAGGGCCGACGCTCGCCGCGTGCTCATCGTCGCGCCCGGCAGCCTCGTCGAGCAGTGGCGTGACGAACTCTTCGAGAAATTCGGGCTCGAATTCCGCGTCTTCACCTCCGCCCTGGAGGAGGAATCGCCGAGCGGCAATCCTTTTGATGATCATCAGCAGATCATCGTCCGGCTCGATCAGATGTCGCGGAACGAGGAACTTCAAGCCAAGCTCTGCGCAGCCGGGTGGGACTTGGTCGTTTTCGACGAAGCCCACAAGCTCGCCGCCCACTACTTCGGCTCCAAGTTGGAGAAGACCGGGCGCTATAGGTTCGCGGAAAATCTCGGCAAGGAAACCCGCCATCTGCTCCTCATGACCGCCACGCCGCACAACGGCAAGGAGGAAGACTTTCAGCTTTTCCTCTCGTTGCTCGACTCGGATCGCTTCTACGGCAAGTTCCGTGACGGAGCCCACAAGGTCGATGCGACCGATCTCATGCGGCGCATGGTCAAGGAGGAACTCGTCAAGTTCGACGGCACGCCGCTGTTCCCCGAACGCAAGGCGTACACCGTCAACTACAAACTCTCGGACCCCGAAAAGGAACTTTACGAAGACGTTACCAACTATGTAAATGCGGAGATGGGAAAGGCCGATCTCCTCGCCGGCTCCCGCAAGGGCTCGGTTGGGTTCGCCTTGACCACGCTCCAGCGGCGGCTCGCCTCCAGCCCTGAGGCCATCTACCAGTCGCTCCGCCGGCGCAAGGAACGCCTCTCCGAACGGCTTCGACTGGCGAAATTCGGCGACCGCGGCATGACCGTCCTGACCGAGAGTCTCGACGCCATCCCCGACGACGACGATGAGCTGAATGCCGACGAGCAGGAAACGCTTGAGGAAAAGCTTGTCGATCAGGCGACAGCCGCGAAGACCATCGCCGAACTCGAAACTGAAATCTGCATCCTCAAATCGCTTGAAGAGAAGGCGAAAGCAGTCGTCGTCTCGGGACAGGATCGGAAGTGGGAGGAACTCTCGACGCTACTCCAGAACAACCCCGAGATGCACGACGCGTCCGGCCGGCAGCGGAAGATCATCCTTTTCTCAGAGCACCGCGACACGCTGAACTATCTGCACGCGAAGATCGCCGGCGTGCTGGGGAATACCGAAGCCATCGTCGCGATTCACGGCGGCACGCACCGCGACGACCGGCGGAAGGCCCAGGCGCTCTTTCGGTCCGATCCCGAGGTCCGGGTGCTGATAGCGACCGACGCGGCCGGAGAAGGGGTGAACCTCCAGTGCGCTCACCTCATGGTCAACTACGACCTGCCCTGGAATCCCAACCGGCTCGAACAGCGCTTCGGTCGCATCCACCGGATCGGGCAGACGGAGGTCTGCCACCTCTGGAACCTCGTCGCCAAGGAAACCCGCGAAGGCGACGTATACCACCGACTCCTGGAGAAGCTCCAATTCGAGAGTGAGGCCCTGAAGGGACGCGTCTTCGATATTCTCGGCGACGTGCTCGACGGCGTCAGCCTCAAGGAGTTGCTCATGGAGGCCGTCCGCTACGGCGACCAGCCCGAGGTCCGTGCTAAGCTGACGCAGCGGATCGACCATGCGTTCGACCACGACCACATCAAGGGCTTGCTCGATCGTGGCGCATTGGCCCAGGAGACGATGACTCCGGATCGGCTCTTCAAGGTGAAGGAGGAGATGGAACGGACCGAGGCCCGGCGTCTTCAGCCGTTCTTCGTGCGGTCGTTCTTCCTCAAGGCCTTCGACCAGCTTGGCGGCACGACTCACCGCCGCGAGGCCGAACGATTCGAGATCACCCACGTTCCCGCCGCGATTCGTGAACGCGATCGCCGATTGATCGGCCGCAACCGCCGCGAGCAGGAGCCGATCGTCAAGCGGTATGAGCGCATTGCCTTCACACGCGACGCCCTCCAGCCGCTGGACAAGCCGGGCCACGTCCGCGCCGTGCTCATGCATCCCGGCCACCCGCTGATGATCGCCGTCACGGACATGATCCTGGAGCAAAACGCCAACCTGCTCCGACAGGGGACGGTGCTCGCCGATCCGGCCGACGAGACGGACCAGCCGTGGCTGCTGTTCCTGCTGACGCACGAGGTGAAGTCCGGCGACGGGGTCACGCTCTCCAAGCGAATCCAGTTCATCCGCGTGAACCCGGACGGGTCGGCCGTCTTCGCGGGCTGGGCACCTCACCTCGACCTTGAGCCCCTGGCCGCCGCGGATCGGCCGTTGCTTGAGGATCTCCTCACGTCGCCGTGGATTCATGCCGATCAAGAGCAGAAGGCCGTTGCTCTCGCCGCCGGATCGCTCGTGCCCGAGCACTTCAAGGAAGTCGCCGACCGTCGCATCGAGCACGTCGACAAGACCCTGGCCGCCGTTCACGAACGGCTGACCAAGGAGATCGCCTTTCGTACGAAGCAGGAAATTAAGCTCAAGGAGGATCTCGCGGCCGGCAAGGACGTGCGGCTGAACCTCGACAACGCCAAGAAGACGCTTGAAGAGCTGCAAAGCCGGCTCGAAGGTCGGAAGAAGGAGCTTCTGGCAATGCGGCAGGTGCAGAACGGCACCCCGGTCATCCTCGGGGAGGCGCTCGTTGTGCCGAGCGGATTGCTCCGTAGCCTCCGGGGTGAGGGCCCGGCGCTGAGCCCCGCCGATGCCGCCGCGCGCAAGCGGATCGAAACACTCGCCATGCGAGCGGTCGTTCAGGCCGAGGAAGCGAAGGGACATCGCGTCATCGATGTCACGAAGCAAAATTGCGGCTGGGACGTGTCGAGCTACCCACCGGAAGGCACGGAACCGATCCATATTGAGGTCAAGGGGCGTGTCGCGGGCTCGACCACGATCACCGTCTCCCGCAATGAGATCCTCTATGCGTTCAACCAGGGCGAAAAGTTCGTGCTGGCGATCGTCTTCGTGAACCCGGACGACACGTCCGACGGGCCGCACTATCTCGCCAATCCGTTCCGGCGCGAACCCGACTGGGGCGCGGCGAGCGTGAACTACTCGATCCGCGATCTGCTCAAGCAAGGCAAAGGAATGCCATGA